TGAGAATACTGAAGAATTTATTTTCAAAATTAAACAGGAGCTTGAAAAAGCTGGAACTTGTAACGACATAAATGAGCTTATGGGATGTGAAGGAAGAGCAAGAGATGCCTACTATGATGCCTTTAACGTAATTCTAAAAGGGAAATTTCTTTTTGAAAAAAGAGAAAAAAGACCACCTAAAAATCCAATAAATGCTCTCATTTCTTTTGGGAATTCTCTGACTTATTCCGCAGTACTTTCAGAAATATACAAGACCCAACTTAATCCAACTATTAGTTATCTCCATGAGCCAAGAGAGAGGAGATTCTCTCTTAGCTTGGATATATCAGAAATATTTAAACCATTAATTACAGATACTATAATTTTTAAATTAATAAACAATAACATGCTTAAAGATGAAGACTTTGATCAGGATGTTAATTATTGCTACCTCAGTGAATCTGGAAGAAAGAAATTTATAAAGGAATTCGAAACAAAAATGGATACAACAATAAAACATAGAAAATTAGGGAGGAACGTCTCATACAGATTCCTAATAAGGCTTGAATGTTACAAACTTATAAAACATCTTCTTAAAGATGAAATCTATAAACCGCTAAAGGCTTGGTGGTAAGAATGTTCGTTATCATCACTTATGATATAAATGAAGAAAGAGTAAATAAAGTTAGAAAAATTCTAAAAAGATATTTTGTATGGGTACAAAATTCGGTTTTCGAGGGAGAGATATCCATTGGGAAATTAGAAAAATGCAAAAAAGAATTACAACTTGTAATTGTTCCAGAGGAAGACTCAATCTATTTCTATATCATTGAGAATAAAAATAATTATGCAAAGTCTATCTTAGGTCTCGAGAAAAATATGGATTCCTATATTTATTGAAGTTTCCGCAAAGCTCAATTTATTAATGGTTTTTTAAAATATTAGTGAAAATCTATATTTTATATATGAAATTTGAGCAGGTCTGAAATTCAACCTAAGGTTTGATGCAAAATACCTACAAACTGAAATCTAAAATATTGTACTTACAATCTTATTAAAATATTGTAATTAACAATGTTATAATTAATATAGATATTTAATCTGAAGAATTGGGTTTGATCTGAACAATGTGGGATTTAAACAATAATACTCCAGAGCACGAGAAATAAAAGCCTGAAAGTTTGATCTGAACAATGTGGGATTTAAACGCTATTTTATAAGTCGCAACTCTAAAATTTGTAGTAGAGGTTTGATCTGAACAATGTGGGATTTAAACAGTCAAAACTAAATATTTTCTCTAAAATTTCATCATGTTTGATCTGAACAATGTGGGATTTAAACCTATCCAGATAGGTTTTAGAGCGACTAAAGAAGCATGTTTGATCTGAACAATGTGGGATTTAAACGATATTGGTGCAAATTCTTATCCAATTGTCTTTGGCGTTTGATCTGAACAATGTGGGATTTAAACGTCAATTATAATTTTTACTTTGTTTTTTACATCTTTCAAGTTTGATCTGAACAATGTGGGATTTAAACTATGTAGCTGTGATTAAGTCTGTAGTTGTTAAGCAAGGTTTGATCTGAACAATGTGGGATTTAAACACCCTTCAATTACATTTTTAAAACTAAATATTAAATCGTTTGATCTGAACAATGTGGGATTTAAACGAAGCAGTAAGATTTGAAGTAGAGATAGTACCGAGAGGTTTGATCTGAACAATGTGGGATTTAAACCTTTGAAGCC
The window above is part of the Dictyoglomus sp. NZ13-RE01 genome. Proteins encoded here:
- a CDS encoding subtype I-B CRISPR-associated endonuclease Cas1; this encodes MQKDLYIFSSGTIKRKENTIYFEPKEGEKKYFPIENISAIHLFGEVDINTKALNFFAQNNIIIHVYNYYGYYSGSYIPREKNVSGELLVKQVEHYLNKEERMYLAYSFVEGALFHMQRNLREYENTEEFIFKIKQELEKAGTCNDINELMGCEGRARDAYYDAFNVILKGKFLFEKREKRPPKNPINALISFGNSLTYSAVLSEIYKTQLNPTISYLHEPRERRFSLSLDISEIFKPLITDTIIFKLINNNMLKDEDFDQDVNYCYLSESGRKKFIKEFETKMDTTIKHRKLGRNVSYRFLIRLECYKLIKHLLKDEIYKPLKAWW
- the cas2 gene encoding CRISPR-associated endonuclease Cas2 codes for the protein MFVIITYDINEERVNKVRKILKRYFVWVQNSVFEGEISIGKLEKCKKELQLVIVPEEDSIYFYIIENKNNYAKSILGLEKNMDSYIY